Genomic window (Acropora muricata isolate sample 2 chromosome 11, ASM3666990v1, whole genome shotgun sequence):
ATCGCAGAAATGACACGCAACAACGTGGTActcgttttggttttcttttgcgCGTTATACCTCGTTCATGGTAAGGAAAGGAAATGCGAGAAGATCAAGATCCCCATGTGTCAGAACATTGGCTACAATTTAACATCCATGCCCAACATGTTTAAGCACGATTCTCAAGAGGAAGCAGCGTTAGAAGTTCATCAGTTTTGGCCGTTAGTTGAAATCAAATGCTCGCCATACTTGAAGTTCTTTCTTTGCTCACTGTATGCGCCAATGTGTCAGCCAAATTTTCAGAGAGAAGTTCCTCCTTGCCGATCGATTTGTAAACGGGCCAAAAGAGGCTGCGCGCCTTTGATGCGGCAGTATGGCTTTTCTTGGCCGGAAAGAATGAAATGTAAGTTATTTCCTAAACTGAGGGGCCAGGAGATATGTATGGATAAAAACTTTACCACTCCCAATTGAAAAGCATCGCCTCGACGTTAACCAGAAGTTGACCGAACAGAGGATTATGGTCAGagcgtttttattttttacttcgcGCACTTTTTCAGTTTTAGTGATTGAAATATGAAATTGTaaacaagtttctttttttaatatgCCTGCACTGGATAGAATGTAACCTGGTCGTCATTGAAGAACAAGACatgaaaaagaacaaaggaagatCCTTTCATTACTGGTAAAGAACTGTGAACTTTTTcgaaagaaatcactgaagtgcttgttggtttctttaattttcacaTTGTCATGAAAGCATTTACATAACTTAAATACATTCGATTGATTTTGTTATCTAGAGGGATTCtagaagaaaaatatttgtagaATAAATAGCATTAAACATAATATTGCCATCCAttcgaaaaaaattgcttgccGATCGAAATGTCTTAAGCCGCGCCCTCGTTATTAAGTGAAATTTTAATCAGGAAAGGATGTTCTTGCCTAAAATAAACTaacaaaaacacataaaaaaattaaaataagatgGACACAAGCAACAGCTACAAGCTTCGTGTAATAGCCATCACCGTATGCGTGGGCACTACTACATCAGCTGTGCCGTCAAGAGTGACACGGTTTTAGCTCtcggaaaagaaaagaacagtGATTACTCCGATTGTCAGTTACAAACTACTGCGTACGCCGTTTGCGGTAGACCCATGGTAAAAAACGATTTTGATGGCACAATCCAGGAAGGATTGTGGGATTCCAAAAACACAGCGAACATCTCAAAGAAAAGGGCCACACCAAACGATGAAAATACTAGTCAGATAATGGCCTAGGCACCATTAATAGATTTGTTTGATGAAAACTGAATGGCTTgaaaaaagagcaaatattTGAGAAACAATCCTTTAGAGTagatttttgcaaaatggcccCGACAAGAATAGAATGCTCTTTTTTATGCCTTCTTCATGAGGCTGTGTAAGTGACTTCTTTCGTGTACGCATTTTCGCGCAGTTTTCACCTATTACTGCATCTATTAATTGGCAATTAGGCTGGGATTGACTCGTTTGAATATATCTGTTCCTGTTAACTGTCTCTTGCCATTCACAGCATTGATTTTTTCGATCCCCATTTTATAAACCTTGAGGGGGGGGGGAAGAGTGGCATTAGCGGTGGTTCCCTGGAGGATCGTTTTGAGGCACGGACACTTTTCGTTGCAAGCTATTGACCCATTTCCGATTGTCGCTTCTCTCCTCCCGAGAAAGTGCTCACCGGAAATGGATCGACAACGCAGGCTAATGCTGATTGGTTCCTGCATGTCCATGTTTTTTATCGTTTGAGTGACATCCCAATGAGCCAAGACAAATACATGTGGATGTTATCGCAAGATTACATGATTTCCGAGGCATTCAGCCACGTCGCAGAAATGGTGCTTAACAACGAGGTGCTCGTTTTGGCTTTGTTTCGTTCGTTATGCTTCGTTCATGGTGAGGAAAGGAAATGCGAAAAGATTACGATCCCCATGTGTCAGAACATTGGCTACAATTTAACATACATGCCCAACATGTTTAAGCACGATTCTCAACAGGAAGCAACGTTAGATATTCATCAATTTTGGCCGTTAGTCCAAAACAACTGTTCGCGATACCTAAAGATCTTTCTGTGCTCAGCGCATGTGCCACGATGTCAGCCGAGTTCCCCCAAAGGGATTCCCCCCTGCCGACCGCTTTGTGAACAGGCCAGAAAAGACTGCACGCCCGTGTTGCGACGGTATGGCTTTTCGTGGCCACAACGAATGAGATGTCAATTATTTCCTCAACTGGCGAGCAAGCAGATGTGTATGGATCGAAACGCTGTCATTCACAATTTAACATGATGACCACGGCCTTCAACGATAACGAAACGTGAACACACTGAGAACTTAGGATAGTGGTCacagccaatttttttttcttttctttctgatCAAAAAAGGGAACTGTAAACAAGTTTGTCTGTGAATCGGCAGAGAATTGTAACCTTGTCATCGTTGAAGAACAGCAGATGAGAAACTACATAGGAAGATTCTTTCATTACTGCTTTGGAGAAACTGTTAACTgtctcaaaacaaacaaagggagTGGTTGtgtgtttctttaattttcacgTCGTCATGAAAGCCAATTACATAAGAAATACTTTTGATTGATTTTGTTACCTAGAGGGATTCTTGGGGAAAATGCTTGTGAAAGGATTTGCTTACGAATCGAAATGTCTTTGAGCCACGCCCTCGTTATTAATTGACATTTTAATAATGCAAACATGTGCTCTCGGATAAAATAAGCTTGCACAAACAGTAAAAAATGTTAAGATAAGGTGGGCACAAGCTGCACAAGCTTAGTGGTGTAGCCATCACCCCGTGCATGCGCACCACCATATCGGTTGTGCGGTGTAGCAGCTATGGACAGCTGCAGGATATAGGCTCCTGACAGCTGTTTCAACCTATTAggccttgtttaaaaaaggatgGGAacagtttcgaaagaaactgtgttgctgcGTCGGTAGGAGATTGATTAACTagaattgggtttatcaactgaggcgtTGATAAGTTAAATTTTACCACTGTAGAAAGTTTGAACGAcatgagctgacgtttcgaacgttaaCCATTGGCCGGAGAGAAAGGAAGGGTTGTTGGAACAGAGTAAGGGTTAACATGAATACATTAGTTAAATGAGAACGTTCGTTTATACTGTTATACTGTAGGAATTAAGGGCGCCGATTTAAAAAATGAATCTGTGTTCCAGAATTTGAAAAATCTGaaacaaagattcattttttcaaatcggcactcTAAATCCCCAAGGCATAAACGTCGAACGTTTCTCATTTAAATAACTTAGTTATGTTTACCTTTTCTaatctgtttctttgtttatctcCTTTTACGCAACAGATTTCAACCAGGAGCCTATTAGGCTCCTGATTTCAACCAATTGCGGAGCTCTAGCCTCCTCTTTATAACGGCTAACACAGCCCACAATTCCTCCATTCGCCCCGACGCCGGGCCCACGCTCGGAACGATATCAGCTCATGTCCTTCGAACTTTCTACGGTGGTAAAATTAAATTACCAACGCATCAGTTGATAAACCCATTTCTTGTTCAAAGAGGCCGAGATGTTCATGTGTCCTCAAACTTCCCTGTTACTGACATCGATAAGCTAAAGTTATGATCAGCCGTTGCCCCAACTCTCGCAAATCTGTATATCGAATTTGAAGGTTGCTATAAGAACTCTATTTACAATAATAGTTcttatttgttttgatttccttTACTATTCAAGTCAAATCACTCTGATTTCTTGGGTAGATGCCTCAGTTGACTTCACCGCAGTGACACATATCGCTTCTCTCATCGTCGTGTAACTCTTTGAAGAACGAATTAATCTCTTTAGGGTGAGTAGCCTCCTGCGTGACAGACGTATTTGCAGAGAAGGGAAAGGGCAGCAAGAAATAGGTCTGTCACGCAGGCTACGGAGAGGCCGACACAGCCTCATTGCCAGGacttttccttttgctttggGTTGATTAGATAAGCCATCGTTTCCAGTAACAACGTCTGTAGCTCGGCTTTTTCCTTATGACTGTGTGTTATCACGTTTTCATACAAAGGACAACTTTTGGCGCACAAATTGCGGTTCAATCCGACCTCAAGCAAGGGTCACGAAAAGCTGTCCTGTTGTGAGCCACCTCTTGGCAACTTGATTGAGAAAACATCAATTGCAGTATGGCTGCATCCGATACAACCTAAAGCATCGTTTGACCCTTATTCTAAACGTCTCTTGGCTCGTCGTTTTTGATTAGCACGGTTTTCTTATCATACgacacattttgttttcccgatCGATGAGAATGATTCACTCTTCGAATTTCAATCTTCATTTGTCCAAAGAGTAACTCTGACAGAGGAAATCATCGAACATGGACCACCAAATTGATTGTCCACGAAATTGAGCTAGCCTGCTGTATACTAAGAAAGGATTCTAGGAGTACAATCCGTTACAAATTGCCGGTAGGATCATTAAAACAGCTAACATCTCAAACAAGTTCTCTCCAACAAACTGAAGTCTTCTCCTCATATGGaaggataaggacgataaaccgtaggtctcgtgtcacagataccttccatgtttataagttcaatgtgggacgttaaagaacccacacactattcgaaaagggtagggcatgaagttcccggtgatgtggctgtcctttgtgagtgtatGGGCGGGTACAGGGAAGGTGATATGCCCCTCACGGGACTTAGTGCCCCGTTTGCATATCACCCTGCACATCTGTGCaaaagttgataaaaaaaaaagaaatgggcACAAGTCAATTCCATTTATCACGGACTGTATTAATTGATCTCCGCGCCTATATTTCTTCCTATACGAATATGGTAAGATTTTTAGTTTTGGCGAATCTGCAATGCGCCAGGAAAATACTCTGAGCAGTACGTCTGGACGCGGTGCAGGGCACCGTACCTAACGATGTTCTCCGAGGTTTGGGCCTGGTGAGGAAAGCTTCAGATACCGGTtcccaggcagtgagggagagaaatgtcagcCCCTGGACCATACGTCACAGATCCCTTtaatccactcagctcgattcacCACTACTAGCTATTTCTATAAATGTAACGTATAACATTTTTCTAGTTGTTTGGTCCATGTGGTACGTTTAAGTGTGTCCTTGTATGTTGCTCATTTGACAATTGCTCATTTTCAATTGTCACTTTTCTCCTCCCGAGAGAAAGTGTTCACTGGAAATGCATCTGCAACGCAGGCTAGCGCTGATTGGTTAGCGCTCCAGCTTATCAATATTTTTGATCGTATGAGTGACATCCCAGGGAACCGCGACAAATTTATTTAGCTGTCAAGGTGATATCAGACTTTCCACACATTCAGCTAAAGAaatgatgagtaaaatcgtggTACTCGTTTTGGCTTTGCTCTGTTCCCTATGCTTCGTTCATAGTAAGGAAAGCAAATGCTACAAGATCAAGATGCCCATGTGACAGACCATTGCTGTCGTGGTGTAGCCATCACCTTACGCATGCGTTCGAAACATATCAGCTGTGCAGTGTGGCAGCCATGGACAGTATGAGATTTTCATGTACCGTATTTTCTCAATTAAACGCCGGACCCCGATTAAACGCCGGGTCAAAACTGCTAATTTTTAAATAAACGCCGAGGGCGTTTGTTCGAGGTCTCGGCGTTTAATCGAGATCCCGGCGTTGATTTATCGACGAGTACTTCACTTTGTTTGCCGCATGAACCATATTCCGCCAATTTTACTTCGGTAACGAGAGGACGACGATGAtgtcggaaaacacgattttcatTCGTTCTACTACATCCTATGTTAGCTAATGGTAACCCCGCTAATAATACTAATGTCAATTCGGTACCTCTTTCATTAGGTTATATACACCCGATCACCATCTTGAACACAATCTCCTGGTCTCGATTCTCCAATTGTCCGGCAAAAtctcattctctatatttacttcaacggtgcTTCTACCAGTctatttgcagcgtgctctttcaacaataaaggatgtcaggaagaagcaataatcacaacatctagtcaccatttcccaaatgtttattttcaagtgatatTTTCCTTGCCTGtgctgtttaagctccctatcattttttttcggggggggggggggggtggaggcTGGCTATATCGAATCTAATTCCCAggtcttttccttttttgtttggcTTTGTGGTAAGGAGGTGGTCTTCTGGGGATGACACTTTAGAGGCAGTAATACTTTCCATATTAGGCTATTGATAAGAGAGAGGGTTCAATGGAAATGACTCTTTAACGTAGGACAACGCTGATTAGTTAACGCTCAGAGTGTGCCTATATCATTGATATCGATTGTATCGATAACATCCCAATGAAATGCGACAAATGCATTTGGCTATCAATACAATATTACACTTTCGAAACATTCAGCCATATCGCAGACATGACACGCAACAACGTGGTActcgttttggttttcttttgcgCGTTATGCCTCGTTCATGGTAAGGAAAGGAAATGCGAGAAGATCAAGATCCCTATGTGTCAGAACATTGGCTACAATTTCACATCCATGCCCAACATGTTTAATCACGATTCTCAAGAGGAAGCAGCGTTAGAAGTTCATCGGTTTTGGCCGTTAGTTCAAACCAAATGCTCGCCAGACTTGAAGTTCTTTCTTTGCTTACTGTATGCGCCACTGTGTCTGCCGAATATTCAGTTAGAATTTCAAGTTCCTCCTTGCCGATCGGTTTGTAAACAGGCCAGAAGAGGCTGCGCGCGTTTGATGCGAAAGTATGGCTTTTCTTGGCCGGAAAGAATGAAATGTAAAGTATTTCCTAAAATGAAGAGTGAGATTTGTATCGGCTATAACTCTACCACTGGCAATTGAAAAGCATCGCCTCGACGTTAACCAGAAGTTGACCGAACAGAGGATTATGGCCAGagcgtttttattttttacttcgcGCACTGAAAAGTTTTCAGTTTTACTGATTAAAATATGGAATTGTAAACAAGTTTGTGTTTTAATATGCCTGCACTGGATAGAATTGTAACCTTGTCGTCATTGAAGAACAAGACatgaaaaagaacaaaggaagatCCTTTCATTACTGGTAAAGAAGAACTGTGAACTTTTTcgaaagaaatcactgaagtgcttgttggtttctttaattttcacaTTGTCATGAAAGCATTAACATAAATACATTCGATTGGTTTTGTTACCTAGAGGgattttagaagaaaaatgtttgtaGAATAAATAGTATTAAACATAATATTGCCATCCAttcgaaaaaaattgcttgccGATCGAAATGTCTGAAGCCGCGCCCTCGTTATTAAGTGACATTTTAATTAGGCAAGCGTGTTCTCGCATAAAATAAACTaagaaaatcacaaaaaaatcttaaaagaagGTGGACACAAGCAACACTTACAAGCTTCGTAGTATAGCCATCATCGTAGGCGTGGGCATTACTATACCAGCTGTGCGGTAAAGAGTGACACGGTCTTAGCTCTCGGAAAACAGAAGAACAGTGATTATTCCGATTGCCAGTTACAAACTACTGGTATCTGCGTACGCCGTTTGTGGTGGACCCGTAGTAAAAAGCGATCTTGATAGCACAATCCTGGAAGGATTGTGGGATTCCAAAAGCACAGCAAACATCTCAAAGAAAAGGGTCACAAACAATGGAATTACAAGTAAGATAATGGCTTAGGCATCATTGATCGACTCCAAAACCATGTTAGATTTGtttgatgcaaaaaatggcttgaAGAAAGAGCAAATATTTGAGCAACACTTCTTTTGAGTagatttttgcaaaatggcccCGACGAGAATAGAGTGCTCTTTTTTATGCCTTCTTTATGAGGCTGTGTCAGTGACAGTTTGCACCTATTACTGAATTTATTAATTGGCAATTGCGCTGGGATTCACTCATATGAATATATCTGTTCCTTGTTAACTGTCTCTTGCCATTCACAGCATTGATAATTCGATCCCCATTTTATAAACCTTGAGAGGGGGGGTAGTGGCATTAGCGGTGGTTCCTTGGAGGATCGTTTTGAGGCACGGACACTTCTCGTTGCAAGCCATTGACCCATTTCCGATTGTCACTTCTCTCCTCCCGAGAAAAAGTGATCACCGGAAATGCGTCGACAACGGAGGCTAATGCTGATTGGTTCCTGCATGTCCATGTTTTTTATCGTTTGAGTGACATCCGAATGAGCCAAGACAAATGCATGTGGATGTTATCGCAAAATTACATGATTTCCGAAGCATTCGGCCACGTCGCAGAAATGGTGCTTCACAACGTGGTGCTcgttttggctttgttttgttCGTTATGCTTCGTTCATGGTGAGGAAAGGAAATGCGAAAAGATTACGACCCCCATGTGTCAGAACATTGGCTACAATTTAACATACATGCCCAACATGTTTAAGCACGATTCTCAACAGGAAGCAACGTTAGATCTTCATCAGTTTTGGCCGTTAGTCCAAAACAATTGCTCGCGATACCTAAAGATCTTTCTGTGCTCAATGCATGTACCACGGTGTCAGCCGAGTTCTCCCAAAGGGATTCCCCCCTGCCGACCGCTTTGTGAACAGGCCAGAAAAGACTGCACGCCCGTGTTGCGACGGTATGGCTTTTCGTGGCCACAGCGAATGAGATGTCAATTTAATATTTCCTCAACTGGCGAGCAAGCAGATGTGTATGGATCGAAACGCTGTCATTCACAATTTAACATGATGATCACGGGCTTCGACGATAACGAAACGTGGACACACTGAGAACTTAGGATAGTGGTCacagccaatttttttttcttttctttctgatCAAAAAAGGGAACTGTAAACAAGTTTGTCTGTGAATCGGCAGAGAATTGTAACGTTGTCATCGTTGAAGAACAGCAGATGAGAAACTACATAGGAAGATTTTTTCATAACTGCTTTAGAGAAACTGTTAActgtttcaaaacaaacaaagggagTGGTTGtgtgtttctttaattttcacgTCGTCATGAAAGCCAATTACATAAGAAATACTTTTGATTGATTTTGTTACCTAGAGGGATTCTTGGGGAAAGGATTTGCTTACGAATCGAAATGTCTTTGAGCCACGCCCTCGTTATTAATTGACATTTTAATAATGCAAACATGTGCTCTCGGATAAAATAAGCTTGCACAAACAGTAAAAAATGTTAAGATAAGGTGGGCACAAGCTGCACAAGCTTAGTGGTGTAGCCATCACCCCGTGCATGCGCACCACCATATCGGTTGTGCGGTGTAGCAGCTATGGACAGCTGCAGGATATAGGCTCCTGACAGCTGTTTCAACCTATTAggccttgtttaaaaaaggatgGGAacagtttcgaaagaaactgtgttgctgcGTCGGTAGGAGATTGATTAACTagaattgggtttatcaactgaggcgtTGATAAGTTAAATTTTACCACTGTAGAAAGTTTGAACGAcatgagctgacgtttcgaacgttaaCCATTGGCCGGAGAGAAAGGAAGGGTTGTTGGAACAGAGTAAGGGTTAACATGAATACATTAGTTAAATGAGAACGTTCGTTTATACTGTTATACTGTAGGAATTAAGGGCGCCGATTTAAAAAATGAATCTGTGTTCCAGAATTTGAAAAATCT
Coding sequences:
- the LOC136889449 gene encoding frizzled-2-like, yielding MTRNNVVLVLVFFCALYLVHGKERKCEKIKIPMCQNIGYNLTSMPNMFKHDSQEEAALEVHQFWPLVEIKCSPYLKFFLCSLYAPMCQPNFQREVPPCRSICKRAKRGCAPLMRQYGFSWPERMKCKLFPKLRGQEICMDKNFTTPNCAVKSDTVLALGKEKNSDYSDCQLQTTAYAVCGRPMVKNDFDGTIQEGLWDSKNTANISKKRATPNDENTKCAYIIDIDCIDNIPMKCDKCIWLSIQYYTFETFSHIADMTRNNVVLVLVFFCALCLVHGKERKCEKIKIPMCQNIGYNFTSMPNMFNHDSQEEAALEVHRFWPLVQTKCSPDLKFFLCLLYAPLCLPNIQLEFQVPPCRSVCKQARRGCARLMRKYGFSWPERMKCKVFPKMKSEICIGYNSTTGN